Below is a genomic region from Rhodothermia bacterium.
AAAGAAACGACCTGCCGCGTCCGTCTGCAAAGTGCTATCCAAACCCATCGTTTTTGTACTTTTTTACACACAAATGACCACAACTCGTCCAATTCGAGTACATCATTTTTTTCGGCTGGAACCAACGAGGTTACGATTCCCAGGAGGGATTGTGCTTTTTTTATCCAACGGAGGGCTGTTTGGTGGCTGATGCGAACACTCTGGCCAAACCACGGGAAGAAGTGCGTTCTTGGGCCGCCTGCACAACCGTTTTCGAGCAAAATTAAGCACACCACCCACTAAATTACACTACCCATTTTAAAACAACTCCGGCATATTCAGCCTATCATCCAGCGCTTGGGCCTGTCGAAAGACGACTCCTTAAGGTGTAACGGGGAAGAAGTTAGCCCAATTTTAAGAAGCTAATTCATTTAATGACAACAATTTAAAACCCGAAATTCACGTTGGGAATTACCCTGAAATGCACCCGTTTCCGTCAAGTTCCATAAAACAAAAAAGAGAGGCAACCATAAAGTCACCTCTCTAAAGTTTCTGGATTTCGGATTGTTCAGAGAAGGTTTTCAAACACACCTGCTGCACCCATACCACCGCCGATACACATACTCACGATACCATAACGGATAGACCGTCGTTGCATCTCATGAAGCAAGGTTGCGGTGAGTTTTGCACCCGTGCAACCTAAGGGATGGCCTAAGGCAATTGCGCCGCCATTCACATTGATCATCTCTGGATTCAGCCCAAGCGCTTTGATTACAGAAAGTGCCTGTGCCGAGAACGCCTCGTTTAGCTCAATCAATCCAATATCTGACAACGACAATCCGGTTTGCAACAGTACTTTTTGAATGGCCGGAACAGGCCCAATGCCCATAACGCCAGCAGGAACACCAGCTACGGCATATCCAACCATTCGCGCCATAGGTCTAAGACCCAATGCGTCCACCTTTCGTTTGCTCACCAAAACGGAAGCCGCAGCACCATCAGACATAGGTGAGGCATTACCTGCGGTTACAATTCCACCTGCACGAAACACCGATGGCAAAGCACCGAGCGCCTGCAAGGTTGATGCACGCGGCCCTTCATCGGTATCAAACACCACTTTCCGCCTTACCCGCTTCCCCTCTACCAAAACCGTCTCCTCAAACGACAAGGGCACAATTTCTTCCTTAAATTTGCCCGACTGGATGGCCGCAATCGCCTTTTGGTGAGATGCAAGCGAGAAGGCATCCGCCTCTTCTCGGCCAATGCCGTATTCAGTCGCCAAGTTCTCGGCGGTATTGCCCATGTCAACATAGGTATCCGGCATTTCCAAGACCATATTCGGATCGGGAGAATAATAATAGCCTCCCATAGGTACGTAGCTCATAGACTCGGAACCACCTGCAACCACGACTTCCGCTTCTCCACTTTTAATGGCTTGCGCGGCCATTGCTATGGTTTGTAGCCCCGAAGAGCAAAAACGATTTACGGTAGCTCCCGGAACACTGTCTGGCAAGCCCGCTTTTTGGGCTATAATGCGCCCCATGTTCATCCCTTGCGGCCCTTCAGGAAATGCGCAACCGATCAACACATCTTCCACCATTTCCGGTGTTATGGCAGGCACGGCTGCAAGCGCACCTTTGACGGCCTCGGCGCCCATAAATTCTGGCCGAACATGGCGTAACGTTCCTCGTTTGGCTTTACCCACTGCGGTACGAACGCTACTCACAATATATGCTTCCATTTGTTTTTATTGGTTTTATGTAATGGTTAATGGCGTTCGCCCAGATCAGTTACGTAAGGGTTTATTGGTCGTCAGAATGCTTTCGATACGTGCTTGGGTTTTGGGTTCACCCAGCAATGATAAAAAGACCTCGCGTTCCAATTCGA
It encodes:
- a CDS encoding thiolase family protein encodes the protein MEAYIVSSVRTAVGKAKRGTLRHVRPEFMGAEAVKGALAAVPAITPEMVEDVLIGCAFPEGPQGMNMGRIIAQKAGLPDSVPGATVNRFCSSGLQTIAMAAQAIKSGEAEVVVAGGSESMSYVPMGGYYYSPDPNMVLEMPDTYVDMGNTAENLATEYGIGREEADAFSLASHQKAIAAIQSGKFKEEIVPLSFEETVLVEGKRVRRKVVFDTDEGPRASTLQALGALPSVFRAGGIVTAGNASPMSDGAAASVLVSKRKVDALGLRPMARMVGYAVAGVPAGVMGIGPVPAIQKVLLQTGLSLSDIGLIELNEAFSAQALSVIKALGLNPEMINVNGGAIALGHPLGCTGAKLTATLLHEMQRRSIRYGIVSMCIGGGMGAAGVFENLL